Proteins encoded by one window of Maliibacterium massiliense:
- a CDS encoding sugar phosphate isomerase/epimerase family protein, with amino-acid sequence MYKIGLHAGYWGESEIDGNFDAMIALYPKLGLDILEMSAFPLLHYTKDALADFKKRLDDSGLGIVFNGGNNPNLDLAHEDPVVRDAAIEQSKRAMDVAASVGGRVYSGVNYSLWKRLPAGPLTVDEKRRILSYSLDAIKKLMPTAENLGIAYAFEIVNRFEQFLLNTTDEGLAFCEAVGSPSAQLQLDIFHMNIDELNLFDALEKATKLGKMAHLHVGEPDRSVPGLKKSHLDWQRVFDTIRSAGYQGAVTIEPFTRMYGQRNYNACVWRNLGPNDMESRCAEIRASVAFLKSL; translated from the coding sequence ATGTACAAGATCGGATTGCACGCGGGCTACTGGGGCGAATCGGAGATCGACGGCAATTTTGACGCCATGATCGCGCTCTATCCCAAGCTGGGATTGGATATCCTGGAGATGTCCGCCTTCCCCCTGCTGCACTACACAAAAGATGCGTTGGCCGACTTTAAAAAGCGGCTGGACGACAGCGGCCTTGGCATCGTGTTCAATGGGGGCAACAACCCCAATCTGGACCTTGCCCACGAGGACCCCGTGGTGCGCGATGCGGCCATCGAGCAGTCCAAGCGCGCGATGGATGTCGCCGCCAGCGTGGGCGGACGCGTGTACTCGGGCGTCAATTACTCTCTCTGGAAACGCCTGCCCGCAGGGCCGCTGACCGTCGATGAAAAGCGCCGCATTCTCTCCTACTCCCTCGATGCCATCAAAAAATTGATGCCCACCGCAGAGAACCTGGGCATTGCCTACGCCTTTGAGATCGTCAACCGCTTTGAGCAGTTCCTGCTCAACACCACCGACGAAGGCCTCGCCTTCTGCGAGGCGGTGGGCAGCCCCAGCGCGCAGCTGCAGCTGGATATCTTCCATATGAACATTGACGAGCTGAACCTGTTTGACGCCCTGGAGAAGGCCACCAAGCTGGGCAAAATGGCGCACCTGCACGTGGGCGAGCCGGACCGCAGCGTGCCGGGCCTGAAAAAATCGCACCTGGACTGGCAGCGGGTGTTTGACACCATCCGCAGCGCGGGTTACCAGGGCGCCGTCACCATCGAGCCCTTCACCCGCATGTACGGCCAGCGCAACTACAACGCGTGCGTGTGGCGCAACCTGGGCCCCAATGATATGGAGAGCCGCTGCGCGGAGATTCGCGCAAGCGTGGCATTCCTCAAGAGTCTGTAG
- a CDS encoding TetR/AcrR family transcriptional regulator, with translation MTQQERQQRSQQMILEAALAEFGTHTFDAVSVNSICAKHHISKGLLYHYYPGKDALFLLCVGETFTQLNAYLRAHVQCDPQDVSGGLQRFFLARQTFFAQHPQHRQVFENAVFHAPAHLKEEIARLRAPLRATNCRIISGIINQTVLRPSLEAQEAFAYFESVECLFWTLLETYQHQAHAGAAEDFEQTAKKLLDMVLFGIARQN, from the coding sequence GTGACGCAGCAGGAACGGCAGCAGCGCAGCCAGCAGATGATTCTGGAGGCGGCGCTCGCAGAATTCGGCACGCATACGTTTGATGCGGTGAGCGTCAACAGCATCTGCGCAAAGCACCACATATCCAAGGGCCTGCTCTATCATTACTATCCGGGTAAGGACGCGCTGTTTCTGCTGTGCGTGGGCGAGACGTTTACACAGCTCAACGCATATCTGCGCGCGCACGTGCAGTGCGACCCGCAGGACGTATCCGGCGGTCTGCAGCGCTTTTTTCTGGCGCGCCAGACGTTTTTTGCGCAGCATCCACAGCACCGGCAGGTGTTTGAGAATGCCGTCTTCCACGCCCCTGCGCACCTGAAGGAGGAAATTGCGCGGCTGCGCGCGCCGCTGCGCGCGACCAACTGCAGGATCATATCGGGCATCATCAACCAAACGGTGCTGCGCCCGTCGCTGGAGGCGCAGGAGGCATTTGCCTACTTTGAGAGCGTGGAATGTCTGTTTTGGACGCTGCTGGAGACGTATCAGCATCAGGCGCATGCAGGCGCCGCCGAGGATTTTGAGCAGACGGCCAAAAAGCTGCTGGATATGGTTCTTTTTGGCATTGCGCGGCAAAATTAA
- a CDS encoding sugar ABC transporter substrate-binding protein: MKRMLTLLLVLALCIIPLTACANQTSSSGGTPASSGSAGGGKDTFTIGVAAKSFSDPWTFWMAQIIEDLAEEKYPEFEIQMLDCEFTVDKQINVMENFITQGVDMIILQPADRTAVGEVVAKAWDAGIPVISNMFLEDDERSYFVRAEPETEGQMEATFMSEHLPKDANIVIIEGAPGNVSAIGRHTGIMSVLKEKRPDVKILGSKTANWQRAEAMALMEDWIQAFPEIDGIISHNDDCLIGAIEAMKAAGRLDKDFLTIGVDGLSEACYYIKNGEQTASVLNNAPGIAEKMLELAKSILVDKEFPEQHEYFIEGVLITQDNVDEIIQMHKDYGFWTYD; encoded by the coding sequence ATGAAACGTATGCTGACCTTACTGCTTGTACTGGCCCTGTGTATCATACCCCTGACGGCCTGCGCAAACCAGACGTCCTCCTCAGGCGGCACGCCCGCCTCCTCCGGCAGCGCCGGCGGCGGCAAGGACACCTTTACCATTGGCGTCGCGGCCAAATCCTTCTCCGACCCGTGGACGTTCTGGATGGCGCAGATCATCGAAGATCTGGCCGAGGAGAAGTATCCCGAGTTTGAAATCCAGATGCTCGACTGCGAGTTCACCGTGGACAAGCAGATCAACGTGATGGAAAATTTCATCACGCAGGGCGTGGATATGATCATCCTACAGCCGGCGGACCGCACCGCCGTAGGCGAGGTGGTAGCCAAGGCGTGGGACGCGGGCATCCCCGTGATCTCCAACATGTTCCTGGAGGATGACGAGCGCTCCTACTTTGTGCGTGCCGAGCCCGAGACCGAGGGCCAGATGGAGGCCACCTTCATGTCCGAGCACCTGCCAAAGGACGCCAACATTGTCATCATTGAGGGTGCGCCGGGCAACGTATCGGCCATCGGCCGCCACACGGGCATCATGTCCGTGCTGAAGGAGAAGCGCCCCGACGTCAAGATCCTCGGCTCCAAAACCGCCAACTGGCAGCGCGCTGAGGCCATGGCGCTGATGGAGGACTGGATTCAGGCCTTCCCGGAGATTGACGGCATTATCAGCCACAACGACGACTGCCTCATCGGCGCCATCGAGGCCATGAAGGCCGCGGGCCGGCTGGACAAGGACTTCCTGACCATCGGCGTGGACGGCCTGTCGGAGGCCTGCTATTACATCAAAAACGGGGAGCAGACCGCATCGGTGCTGAACAACGCGCCCGGTATCGCCGAAAAGATGCTGGAGCTTGCAAAATCCATCCTGGTGGACAAAGAATTCCCCGAGCAGCACGAGTATTTCATCGAGGGCGTGCTCATTACCCAGGACAACGTGGACGAAATCATTCAGATGCACAAGGACTACGGCTTCTGGACCTACGATTAA
- a CDS encoding sugar ABC transporter ATP-binding protein, with amino-acid sequence MNDQLILEMAHIHKSFPGVKALDDVMLRVKKGSVHVIVGENGAGKSTLMKILSGLYAPDSGTIRLDGREVTIKNPMHARDLGISIIHQELNIIPYATVAQSIFLGREPYKKLKCLVDYKRMSEDARALLAQQQLEDINQDTLMKDLTVSKCQVIEITKAIAFDAKVIIMDEPTSAITEKEVEQLFAHIRALKARGVAIIYISHKLEEIAQIADEISVLRDGKYIGTYPAESVSNDELISLMVGRDISNRYPKEPVAWGDVVLEVKHLCSARAFEDISFSVRRGEILGVSGLMGAGRTEVMRAIFGLDAFDSGEIFIEDKRVVMKNPHVALEHGLAMVTEDRRRYGVTTIHSIRENIALPNLDMFKSGPFMNGKKERRAVREYFDKLSIKAPSMETRSGQLSGGNQQKVVLAKWLLRRPKILIMDEPTRGIDVGAKYDIYHIINDLVKQGIAIIFISSELPELLGMSDNILVMHEGRMTGYVSREEATSEKLMMYATGQENMFA; translated from the coding sequence GTGAATGACCAATTGATACTGGAGATGGCGCACATCCATAAATCCTTCCCCGGGGTAAAGGCGCTGGACGACGTCATGCTGCGCGTCAAAAAGGGGTCCGTGCACGTCATCGTGGGCGAAAACGGCGCGGGCAAATCCACGCTGATGAAGATTCTCAGCGGCCTCTACGCGCCCGACAGCGGAACCATCCGGCTCGACGGCCGGGAGGTGACCATTAAAAACCCCATGCACGCGCGGGATCTGGGCATCTCCATCATCCATCAGGAGCTCAACATCATACCGTACGCCACGGTTGCGCAGAGCATCTTCCTCGGCCGCGAGCCCTATAAAAAGCTCAAGTGCCTTGTGGACTATAAACGGATGAGCGAGGACGCACGCGCCCTGCTTGCCCAGCAGCAGCTGGAGGACATCAACCAGGATACGCTGATGAAGGACCTGACCGTATCCAAATGCCAGGTCATCGAGATCACCAAGGCCATCGCATTTGACGCCAAGGTGATCATCATGGACGAGCCCACCAGCGCCATCACGGAAAAAGAGGTGGAGCAGCTCTTTGCGCACATACGCGCGCTGAAGGCGCGGGGCGTGGCCATCATCTACATCTCCCACAAGCTGGAGGAAATCGCACAGATCGCCGATGAAATCTCCGTGCTGCGCGACGGCAAATACATCGGCACCTACCCCGCCGAGAGCGTATCCAACGATGAGCTGATCTCGCTGATGGTGGGCAGGGACATCTCCAACCGCTACCCCAAGGAGCCCGTGGCGTGGGGCGATGTGGTGCTGGAGGTCAAGCACCTCTGCAGCGCGCGCGCCTTTGAAGACATCAGCTTTTCCGTGCGGCGGGGGGAGATCCTCGGCGTCTCGGGCCTGATGGGCGCGGGCCGTACCGAGGTGATGCGCGCCATCTTCGGCTTAGACGCGTTTGATTCGGGCGAAATTTTCATTGAAGACAAGCGCGTGGTGATGAAAAATCCCCACGTGGCGCTGGAGCACGGCCTGGCCATGGTCACGGAGGACCGCCGGCGCTACGGCGTGACGACCATCCACTCCATCCGCGAGAACATCGCGCTGCCCAATCTGGATATGTTCAAGAGCGGCCCCTTTATGAACGGTAAAAAGGAGCGCCGCGCCGTGCGCGAGTACTTCGACAAGCTGTCCATCAAGGCGCCCAGCATGGAGACGCGCTCCGGCCAGCTTTCCGGCGGCAACCAGCAGAAGGTGGTGCTGGCCAAATGGTTGCTGCGCAGGCCCAAAATCCTCATCATGGACGAGCCTACGCGCGGCATTGACGTGGGCGCCAAATACGATATCTACCACATCATCAACGACCTGGTCAAACAGGGCATCGCCATCATCTTCATCTCCTCGGAGCTGCCCGAGTTATTGGGCATGAGCGACAACATCCTGGTGATGCATGAGGGCAGGATGACCGGCTATGTCAGCCGGGAGGAGGCCACCAGCGAAAAGCTGATGATGTACGCCACAGGCCAGGAAAACATGTTTGCATAA
- a CDS encoding ABC transporter permease, translating to MVQPTNAPAGKAGSFSRIMRKYSILLVLILLIIIASFIAPNFLTGDNMANILRQTSVYIMMACGMTMLIISGSTDLSAGAMATLGGCMGVHIATISGSIPLGIVVAIATGAVVGFINGFLVTKFTLAPFIVTLAMQTALKGAVLLYCGGQPIYNLGPIKYLGQGSIGPLPTPAFIMILFVAGTWIVLNRIKYGRYLYAVGGNEEVAIASGINSKRIKLVAFVINSMIAGFAGIVLMARLNSGQPTSGLDYHFEAIIGSVLGGTSLSGGVGNIFGAAVGCWIVGIINNTLNLLNVQSYIHQIIKGALIAAAVILDSRKISNRKK from the coding sequence GTGGTACAGCCAACCAATGCGCCCGCGGGAAAAGCCGGCTCGTTCTCCCGCATCATGCGCAAGTACAGCATCCTGCTGGTGCTGATCCTGCTGATCATCATCGCCAGCTTTATCGCGCCCAATTTCCTCACCGGCGACAACATGGCCAACATCCTGCGCCAGACCAGCGTGTACATCATGATGGCCTGCGGCATGACCATGCTGATCATATCCGGCTCAACGGACCTGTCCGCCGGCGCCATGGCCACCTTGGGCGGCTGCATGGGGGTGCACATCGCCACCATCAGCGGTTCCATTCCCCTGGGCATTGTGGTTGCCATCGCCACCGGCGCGGTTGTGGGCTTTATCAACGGCTTTCTCGTCACCAAGTTCACCCTGGCCCCCTTCATCGTAACGCTCGCCATGCAGACGGCCCTCAAGGGCGCGGTGCTGCTCTACTGCGGCGGCCAGCCCATCTACAACCTCGGCCCCATCAAGTATCTCGGGCAGGGCTCCATCGGCCCCCTCCCCACGCCGGCGTTCATCATGATCCTCTTTGTGGCAGGCACGTGGATTGTGCTCAACCGCATCAAATACGGCCGCTATCTGTATGCCGTGGGCGGCAATGAGGAGGTCGCCATCGCCTCGGGCATCAACTCCAAGCGCATCAAGCTCGTCGCGTTTGTCATCAACTCCATGATCGCGGGCTTTGCCGGCATCGTGCTGATGGCCCGCCTCAACTCCGGCCAGCCCACAAGCGGCCTGGACTACCACTTTGAAGCCATCATCGGCTCGGTGCTGGGCGGCACAAGCCTCAGCGGCGGCGTGGGCAACATCTTCGGCGCGGCCGTGGGCTGCTGGATCGTGGGCATCATCAACAACACGCTCAATCTGCTCAACGTGCAGAGCTACATCCACCAGATCATCAAGGGCGCGCTGATCGCCGCGGCCGTCATACTGGATTCGCGCAAGATCAGCAACCGCAAAAAATAA
- a CDS encoding cation:proton antiporter: MGWTDVLFWLFTIVAAFFMGRLVAKIKLPAILGWLITGMVMGPHAFGMMSGALLEAQWYAVTINTLECIVGLMIGTELVWRQLKKAGKQIIVTTITESLGTFLVVSLVFGVIFWLTDVPLYLALIFGGIALATAPAPSLAIVREMRTDGPVTRTLIPMAALDDLVGAVVFFSVIAVVSAHVATSQVSPWMIVLVILLPIVIGIAVGFFAGWLMRRVSNRRALYALLAGTLLLAVGVGFVLNYMVLPSPTLNFLLIGMAYATTFANMISDEKRQMLMMAANPAIGFALVVVILNLGAPLDYHLILGAGLYTAVYIVSRAVGKYSGAYFGAAVTHAPKTVRRYLGLTLLPHSGVSLVFSGIAVSMLAGPAPACAQLISGTIAAAAVINEVIAVLVARKGFGWAGEFNKAS, translated from the coding sequence ATGGGATGGACAGATGTACTTTTCTGGCTGTTTACAATCGTGGCAGCGTTTTTTATGGGGCGGCTCGTGGCAAAGATCAAGCTGCCCGCCATACTGGGCTGGCTGATCACCGGTATGGTGATGGGGCCCCACGCCTTTGGCATGATGTCCGGCGCGCTGCTGGAGGCACAGTGGTATGCAGTGACGATCAACACCCTGGAATGCATTGTAGGGCTGATGATCGGTACGGAGCTGGTCTGGCGGCAGCTGAAAAAGGCGGGCAAGCAGATCATCGTCACTACCATAACCGAGTCGTTGGGCACGTTCCTGGTGGTCAGCTTGGTGTTCGGCGTCATCTTCTGGCTGACGGATGTGCCGCTGTATCTTGCGCTCATCTTTGGCGGCATCGCGCTGGCAACCGCGCCCGCGCCTTCGCTGGCTATTGTGCGGGAGATGCGCACCGACGGGCCGGTGACGCGCACCCTGATTCCGATGGCGGCGCTGGACGATCTGGTGGGGGCGGTGGTGTTTTTCAGCGTGATTGCGGTGGTGTCCGCCCATGTCGCCACAAGCCAGGTTTCGCCCTGGATGATCGTGCTGGTCATCCTGCTGCCCATTGTCATCGGCATTGCGGTGGGCTTTTTTGCCGGATGGCTCATGCGCAGGGTCAGCAACCGGCGTGCGCTCTACGCGCTGCTTGCGGGTACCCTGCTGCTGGCCGTGGGGGTGGGCTTTGTATTGAATTATATGGTGTTGCCGAGCCCTACGCTGAATTTTCTGCTCATCGGTATGGCGTATGCTACCACCTTTGCCAACATGATCAGCGATGAAAAACGGCAGATGCTAATGATGGCCGCCAATCCAGCCATTGGTTTTGCGCTGGTTGTGGTAATATTAAACTTGGGCGCGCCGCTGGATTATCATTTGATTCTGGGCGCGGGCCTGTATACCGCGGTGTACATCGTCTCGCGCGCGGTGGGCAAGTACAGCGGCGCCTACTTCGGCGCGGCGGTGACGCATGCGCCCAAAACCGTCCGCCGTTACCTGGGACTGACGCTGCTGCCCCACTCGGGTGTCTCGCTGGTCTTTTCAGGGATTGCGGTCTCGATGCTTGCCGGTCCCGCGCCGGCGTGCGCGCAGCTGATTTCCGGCACCATCGCGGCGGCCGCGGTGATCAATGAGGTCATCGCTGTGCTAGTGGCCCGCAAGGGCTTTGGCTGGGCGGGAGAGTTCAACAAGGCATCCTGA
- a CDS encoding ATP-binding cassette domain-containing protein, with amino-acid sequence MFEMIRMSHIRCEAGDTPPVAMGNLTLFQGRATGLIGLYDSGHASMVDILVGRAQKSGGSIRYMDMPVDIPDEQAARKLGIHYIGGETKVARNLTVAENLFLHTPDGYVAGGVFSLKRIARRAAPFLQAAGLQIDPMTSASVLSVAQQHLLQLARILAVGNKIVVLDNAAVDYSEREIAQLKNIILALKRQGLCFLIKFNSITSLMDITDNLHVMRNGATVKILNRVQYDYDDIFLYMTGHAAWHSAPPEEPAALGSRPVVLEVRGLCAKDAHDTLSDISFCVRAGETVAFVDQSGSSGNLLARILSGAKSGALQHATFVIDGAQRSIASISDAMACGILMLPERGAHSGLFYNMSIKDNLTINILDKVSRFGFIRKRFGNHIYEDFKRELREETQIELKHNSLSELSEIGCYALHLYKSMLIKLRVLIVINPKAYNDEQTAEYIYRKIEKMKRQQITVLLFTNNPQDARRHADRSFVLVDGRMQ; translated from the coding sequence ATGTTTGAGATGATCCGCATGTCCCACATCCGCTGCGAGGCCGGCGATACGCCGCCGGTTGCCATGGGCAACCTGACCCTTTTCCAGGGCAGGGCGACGGGGCTGATCGGCCTGTACGATTCGGGCCACGCCAGCATGGTGGACATTTTGGTGGGCCGCGCGCAGAAAAGCGGCGGCAGCATCCGCTACATGGACATGCCGGTGGATATCCCCGACGAGCAGGCCGCGCGCAAGCTGGGCATCCATTACATTGGCGGGGAGACGAAGGTGGCGCGCAACCTGACGGTTGCGGAGAACCTGTTTCTGCATACGCCCGATGGGTACGTGGCCGGCGGCGTCTTCAGCCTTAAGCGCATCGCCAGGCGCGCGGCGCCCTTTCTACAGGCGGCGGGGCTTCAGATCGACCCCATGACCAGCGCAAGCGTGCTGTCCGTGGCGCAGCAGCATCTGCTGCAGCTGGCGCGCATATTGGCCGTGGGCAATAAAATCGTGGTGCTGGACAACGCGGCGGTCGATTACTCGGAGCGGGAGATTGCGCAGCTTAAAAACATCATTCTGGCGTTGAAGCGGCAGGGGCTGTGTTTCCTGATCAAATTCAACAGCATCACCAGCCTGATGGATATCACTGACAACCTCCATGTGATGCGCAACGGCGCCACGGTAAAAATCCTCAACCGGGTGCAGTACGATTACGACGATATCTTTCTGTATATGACGGGGCACGCGGCGTGGCACAGCGCGCCGCCGGAGGAACCGGCCGCCTTGGGCAGCAGGCCGGTGGTGCTGGAGGTGCGCGGCCTGTGCGCCAAAGACGCGCATGACACGCTTTCGGATATATCGTTCTGTGTGCGGGCTGGCGAGACAGTGGCCTTTGTGGACCAGAGCGGCAGCAGCGGCAACCTGCTGGCGCGGATCCTCTCCGGCGCAAAGAGCGGCGCGCTGCAGCACGCAACGTTTGTCATTGACGGCGCCCAGCGCAGCATTGCCAGCATATCCGACGCCATGGCCTGCGGCATACTGATGTTGCCTGAGCGGGGCGCGCACAGCGGGCTTTTTTACAATATGTCCATCAAGGATAATCTGACCATCAATATCTTGGATAAGGTCAGCCGGTTCGGCTTTATCCGCAAGCGCTTTGGCAACCACATCTATGAGGACTTCAAGCGCGAGCTGCGCGAGGAGACGCAGATCGAGCTGAAGCACAATTCTCTCAGCGAGCTCTCCGAGATCGGTTGCTATGCGCTGCATCTCTACAAGAGCATGCTCATCAAGCTGCGCGTGCTGATTGTGATCAACCCCAAGGCGTACAATGACGAGCAGACGGCGGAATATATCTACCGCAAGATTGAAAAAATGAAGCGCCAACAGATTACCGTGCTGCTTTTTACAAACAATCCGCAGGACGCGCGCCGCCACGCTGACCGCAGCTTTGTGCTGGTGGACGGGCGGATGCAGTAG
- a CDS encoding response regulator, whose amino-acid sequence MRTRLMIVDDEYLICELIKNLIHFEALDIELVGQANDAHTALDMIASLAPDIVIMDIRIPELDGLEIVKRICETGMDVKFVMISGHKQWDYAFGAIKYGVEDYLLKPINEQELNHVLERICQRIAYEGEKDRKNELLQLHLADSQKQLRVHFLEDLLREDSPQHDLAPVNEAYRFQFAQGYFVACTLLLDSDEKLDNTDTTRLNNILAKLEKVLLEHVQQQGSVADCECCILGHSLALLINAQDDDIRWLDGVYRKVALAMERYDFFEVTLCVGAVVDSLAGVAHSLAHARAAQCDRQNIGAGRVIYTDVLHFMPPKQVERWMGEQQQNGLKKQIMAACEIASSEKLARCFAGFFAAMDQGALPANAALTALCELIRLFAGAAQECGYNRDVLGLTIKRLYEEIYDQTRIGDIKRLISERACEYLDACHAIMASQKIAPVRIAQEYINEHYSQNISLEDIARQVYLNPAYFSTLFKNETGQNVTDYIIAVRMEMAKQELTRNSLSIDAIAENVGYRDRKHFGQLFKKHVGLTPREYRRLKS is encoded by the coding sequence ATGCGCACGCGCTTGATGATCGTGGACGATGAGTATCTCATCTGCGAACTGATTAAGAATCTGATTCATTTTGAGGCGCTGGATATCGAGCTGGTCGGCCAGGCGAACGACGCCCATACCGCGCTGGATATGATCGCCAGCCTTGCGCCCGATATTGTGATTATGGATATACGCATCCCCGAGCTGGATGGCCTAGAGATCGTCAAACGCATCTGCGAGACGGGCATGGACGTCAAATTTGTCATGATCAGCGGGCATAAGCAGTGGGACTACGCCTTCGGCGCCATCAAATACGGCGTGGAGGATTACCTGCTCAAGCCTATCAACGAGCAGGAGCTTAACCATGTGCTGGAGCGCATCTGCCAGCGCATCGCGTACGAAGGGGAAAAAGACAGGAAAAACGAGTTGCTGCAGCTGCATCTGGCGGATAGCCAAAAGCAGCTGCGCGTACATTTTTTGGAGGACCTGCTGCGCGAGGATAGCCCGCAGCATGACCTTGCGCCCGTCAACGAGGCGTACCGCTTCCAGTTTGCGCAAGGGTATTTTGTCGCCTGTACGCTCCTGCTGGATTCCGATGAGAAGCTTGACAACACGGATACCACGCGCCTGAACAATATCCTGGCGAAGCTGGAGAAGGTGCTGCTGGAGCACGTGCAGCAGCAGGGGAGCGTGGCGGACTGCGAGTGCTGCATTCTGGGCCACAGCCTGGCGCTGCTGATCAATGCGCAGGATGACGACATCCGCTGGCTTGACGGCGTGTACCGCAAGGTCGCCTTGGCGATGGAGCGCTACGATTTCTTTGAGGTAACCCTCTGCGTGGGGGCGGTGGTGGACAGCCTGGCGGGCGTTGCGCACTCCCTGGCGCATGCGCGGGCAGCGCAGTGCGACAGGCAGAATATCGGCGCGGGAAGGGTCATTTACACAGATGTGCTGCATTTTATGCCGCCAAAGCAGGTGGAACGCTGGATGGGCGAGCAGCAGCAAAATGGGCTGAAAAAGCAGATCATGGCCGCCTGCGAGATCGCCTCGTCCGAGAAGCTGGCGCGCTGCTTTGCAGGATTTTTCGCGGCGATGGACCAGGGCGCGCTGCCGGCCAACGCGGCGCTTACGGCGCTGTGCGAGCTGATCCGGCTCTTTGCAGGCGCCGCGCAGGAGTGCGGATACAACCGCGACGTGCTTGGCCTGACCATCAAGCGCCTGTATGAGGAGATATACGACCAGACGCGCATCGGGGATATCAAGCGCCTTATCAGCGAGCGGGCCTGCGAGTATCTCGACGCGTGCCACGCCATCATGGCCTCCCAGAAGATCGCGCCGGTGCGCATCGCCCAGGAGTACATCAACGAGCATTACAGCCAGAACATTTCGCTGGAGGATATCGCCAGGCAGGTGTACCTCAACCCCGCATACTTCAGCACACTCTTTAAGAACGAGACGGGGCAGAACGTGACGGATTACATTATTGCCGTGCGCATGGAGATGGCCAAACAGGAGCTGACGCGCAACAGCCTCTCGATTGATGCGATCGCGGAAAACGTGGGCTACCGCGACCGCAAACATTTTGGGCAATTGTTCAAAAAACATGTGGGCCTTACGCCGAGGGAATACCGCAGATTGAAATCGTAG
- a CDS encoding sensor histidine kinase gives MKTGKTKRANSRFLAMKIAALLVYALLLAHNIAFFSQPARPPQAVLLQAVLTVLAAALAAVLYDLAGRLRKLNDAMALLEQESDGLLSGGEAASGRDYLIDEIPDVLNRYRTAMHKKYSEQTLLKQIELKALQSQINPHFLYNTLDAIRGKALMRGDRDISKMTEALAILFRYSIARFGDLVPLEEELRTLQYYLTIQKFRFRDKFEVIEHIENPERCLHTKIPKLTIQPIVENAIYHGLETQRGQGVITISVYPVQSRLMVTISDNGVGIDEETLARLNAQMSSSVPPPGEDPHARGVGMALVNVNERIKLSYGEGYGVTIYSTLGAGTDVELSIPLLQTAHGEETPHV, from the coding sequence ATGAAAACAGGCAAAACCAAAAGAGCGAACAGCCGCTTTCTGGCAATGAAGATTGCGGCGCTGCTGGTGTACGCACTGTTGCTGGCGCACAACATCGCCTTTTTCTCCCAGCCGGCGCGGCCGCCGCAGGCGGTGCTGCTGCAGGCCGTGCTGACAGTGCTGGCGGCTGCGCTTGCGGCAGTGCTGTACGATCTTGCGGGCCGCCTGCGGAAGCTCAACGACGCCATGGCGCTGCTGGAGCAGGAGAGCGACGGGCTGCTCAGCGGCGGGGAGGCCGCGTCCGGCAGGGATTACCTGATCGACGAAATCCCCGATGTGCTCAACCGCTACCGCACGGCAATGCACAAAAAGTACTCCGAGCAGACGCTTTTAAAGCAGATCGAGCTCAAGGCGCTGCAGAGCCAGATCAACCCGCACTTTCTCTACAACACGCTGGACGCCATCCGCGGCAAGGCGCTGATGCGGGGGGATCGGGATATCTCCAAAATGACCGAGGCGCTGGCGATCCTTTTTCGCTACAGCATCGCTCGCTTTGGGGATTTGGTGCCGCTGGAGGAGGAGCTGCGCACCCTGCAATACTATCTGACCATTCAAAAATTCCGGTTTCGGGATAAGTTTGAGGTCATCGAGCATATCGAGAACCCCGAGCGGTGCCTGCACACCAAGATTCCCAAGCTGACCATACAGCCCATTGTGGAAAACGCCATCTATCACGGCCTGGAGACCCAGCGGGGCCAGGGCGTGATCACCATATCCGTATATCCCGTGCAGTCGCGCCTGATGGTCACCATCAGCGACAACGGCGTGGGTATCGATGAGGAGACCCTCGCCAGGCTCAACGCACAGATGTCCAGCAGCGTGCCCCCGCCGGGGGAGGACCCGCACGCGCGCGGCGTGGGCATGGCGCTGGTCAATGTCAACGAGCGTATCAAGCTATCCTACGGCGAGGGGTACGGCGTGACCATCTACAGCACATTGGGGGCGGGCACGGATGTGGAGCTCTCCATCCCGCTGCTGCAGACGGCGCATGGGGAGGAAACGCCCCATGTTTGA